A genomic stretch from Haloarchaeobius amylolyticus includes:
- a CDS encoding 2Fe-2S iron-sulfur cluster-binding protein, whose product MTDYTVEFVGTGETITVSDKQTILRRCIEEGIAQEYSCRVGMCLACSAEIVEGEVTQPAAHGLTDEERENYALTCMARPASDLKLDRGKYPPSIEGDVEANAEQAAADD is encoded by the coding sequence ATGACCGACTACACCGTCGAATTCGTCGGGACGGGCGAGACCATCACCGTCTCCGACAAGCAGACCATCCTGCGGCGATGCATCGAGGAGGGCATCGCCCAGGAGTACTCCTGCCGGGTGGGGATGTGCCTGGCCTGTTCGGCCGAGATCGTCGAGGGCGAGGTGACCCAGCCCGCGGCCCACGGCCTCACCGACGAGGAGCGCGAGAACTACGCGCTGACCTGCATGGCACGCCCGGCCTCCGACCTCAAACTCGACCGCGGGAAGTACCCGCCGAGCATCGAGGGCGACGTGGAGGCCAACGCCGAACAGGCGGCCGCGGACGACTGA
- a CDS encoding plastocyanin/azurin family copper-binding protein, translating to MGEQHTPSVTRRGFLRGAVGVSALAVADTTRAQAGTTHTVDMTDTLVFDPAELIIAPGDTVEWVNVGNVGHSVTAYEDQIPADAEYFASGGFASETAARTGYPEGDIGGGGSYSHTFEVVGTYEYFCIPHEGVGMVGTIEVREGGAPAVEETGPVLPDSAKGIAIATMSAMLAVLGLAYVFLKYGGDYGEGGGGEGGGAAGGPGAV from the coding sequence ATGGGGGAACAGCACACGCCGAGCGTGACGCGTCGCGGTTTCCTCCGCGGCGCGGTGGGCGTCTCGGCCCTGGCAGTGGCCGACACCACGCGCGCTCAGGCGGGGACGACCCACACGGTCGACATGACCGACACGCTCGTCTTCGACCCGGCGGAACTGATAATCGCCCCCGGCGACACCGTCGAGTGGGTGAACGTCGGGAACGTCGGGCACAGCGTCACGGCCTACGAGGACCAGATTCCGGCTGACGCCGAGTACTTCGCCAGCGGCGGCTTCGCCTCCGAGACGGCGGCCCGGACGGGCTACCCCGAGGGGGACATCGGCGGTGGCGGCAGCTACTCGCACACCTTCGAGGTCGTCGGGACCTACGAGTACTTCTGCATCCCGCACGAGGGCGTCGGGATGGTCGGCACCATCGAGGTCCGCGAGGGCGGCGCGCCCGCGGTCGAGGAGACGGGGCCGGTGCTCCCGGACAGCGCGAAGGGAATCGCCATCGCCACGATGAGCGCGATGCTGGCGGTCCTCGGTCTCGCGTACGTCTTCCTGAAGTACGGTGGTGACTACGGCGAGGGCGGCGGCGGAGAAGGGGGCGGCGCAGCAGGCGGCCCGGGCGCGGTCTAG
- a CDS encoding MBL fold metallo-hydrolase — MSVHSESDGSVPSVSPAELHELVAGGESLTVLDVRDRDEFEAWHVDGPAVTARQVPHVKFIQAEVTGDAADLVGDVPEPIVVVCGEGEASAHAAGLLTDAGLDARNLAGGMDAWADLLVGREISDVPGTVIQYDRPSSGCLSYLVVSGDEAAVVDPLRAFADRYIADATERGADITYAIDTHVHADHVSGIRAVAEASDAEPVLPELARERGLAFDARPLADRETLDLGGERLRAVHTPGHTSEMTAVEYDGLLFTGDGLFLESVARPDLEDGDEGAPDAARRLYRSLQETVLPFPDSVRVAPAHYSEAADRAEDGTYTASIGELAARLDALDMREDEFVEYVLADMPPRPNNYERIIETNLGRESLDDAEAFEIELGPNNCAATR; from the coding sequence ATGAGCGTCCATTCTGAGTCCGACGGGTCGGTGCCCTCGGTCTCGCCGGCCGAACTCCACGAGCTGGTGGCGGGCGGCGAGTCCCTCACCGTCCTCGACGTGCGCGACCGCGACGAGTTCGAGGCGTGGCACGTCGACGGCCCGGCCGTGACCGCCAGACAGGTACCGCACGTGAAGTTCATCCAGGCGGAGGTCACCGGCGATGCGGCCGACCTCGTCGGCGACGTGCCAGAGCCCATCGTCGTGGTCTGTGGCGAGGGCGAGGCCAGCGCGCACGCGGCCGGCCTGCTCACCGACGCGGGCCTCGACGCCCGGAACCTCGCCGGCGGCATGGACGCCTGGGCCGACCTGCTCGTCGGCCGCGAGATCTCGGACGTACCGGGCACCGTCATCCAGTACGACCGCCCCTCCAGTGGCTGCCTGAGCTACCTCGTCGTCTCGGGCGACGAGGCGGCGGTCGTCGACCCCCTCCGGGCGTTCGCCGACCGCTACATCGCGGACGCGACCGAACGCGGTGCGGACATCACGTACGCCATCGACACGCACGTCCACGCCGACCACGTCTCGGGGATCCGAGCCGTGGCCGAGGCCAGCGACGCCGAGCCGGTCCTGCCCGAACTGGCCAGAGAGCGCGGCCTCGCCTTCGACGCGCGCCCCCTCGCCGACAGGGAGACGCTGGACCTCGGCGGCGAGCGCCTCAGGGCCGTCCACACGCCGGGGCACACCAGCGAGATGACCGCCGTCGAGTACGACGGCCTGCTGTTCACGGGCGACGGGCTCTTCCTCGAGAGCGTGGCCCGCCCGGACCTCGAAGACGGCGACGAGGGGGCCCCCGATGCGGCCCGCCGGCTGTACCGGTCGCTGCAGGAGACGGTCCTCCCGTTCCCCGACAGCGTGCGGGTCGCACCGGCCCACTACAGCGAGGCGGCCGACCGCGCCGAGGACGGGACCTACACCGCGAGCATCGGCGAGCTGGCAGCCCGCCTCGACGCGCTCGACATGCGCGAGGACGAGTTCGTCGAGTACGTGCTCGCGGACATGCCGCCGCGCCCGAACAACTACGAGCGCATCATCGAGACCAACCTCGGCCGCGAGAGCCTCGACGACGCCGAGGCGTTCGAGATAGAGCTCGGCCCGAACAACTGCGCCGCGACGCGCTAG
- a CDS encoding geranylgeranyl reductase family protein, with amino-acid sequence MTTHTPDVAVVGAGTSGCYAAATIAREGYDVVVVERKSAEEAGHIACGDALKGADAFPEAIPKSKIESAFTNTGVDHGRFEIPQEDTVLEIPVPGELAVIDRWEYGRLIIEGAKEAGAEFHYDTVVQDVTQEPDGTVTGVRATRKGDPVEYDADIVIDGAGALSLLQDKADFSDVTFDTNVSYSQFCSAYREVVHVPDPVEWDDALVFKPTKRAAGYLWYFPRTETEINAGLGFQMTEQPMKLVEDLKQDLRDRPEFAGARVEDKLGAALPTRRPYDSAVAPGFIAVGDAAGYVNPTTGGGIAGAAYSGKYAGEQAIEAIEHGDVSEAALWEYNENVMDHFGSRYAALDVYNILSTAVDVDDLMGLLAALPGEKLAEALYEGSTQMSMLFKAKLAVKSFGYWRNILQFYRTKQRADELMAHYEDYPTDPTEFGMWRSRRDSIMEGVYETTGADPKY; translated from the coding sequence ATGACTACACACACGCCCGACGTGGCCGTCGTAGGCGCAGGGACCTCCGGCTGCTACGCCGCGGCGACCATCGCGCGCGAGGGCTACGACGTCGTCGTCGTCGAGCGAAAGTCCGCGGAGGAGGCCGGACACATCGCCTGTGGCGACGCCCTGAAGGGAGCAGACGCGTTCCCCGAGGCCATCCCGAAGTCCAAGATCGAGTCCGCGTTCACCAACACGGGCGTCGACCACGGCCGCTTCGAGATACCCCAGGAGGACACCGTCCTCGAGATTCCGGTCCCCGGCGAACTCGCCGTCATCGACCGCTGGGAGTACGGCCGCCTCATCATCGAGGGCGCGAAGGAGGCCGGCGCGGAGTTCCACTACGACACGGTCGTCCAGGACGTGACCCAGGAACCCGACGGGACCGTCACCGGGGTCCGCGCGACCCGGAAGGGTGACCCCGTCGAGTACGACGCCGACATCGTCATCGACGGCGCGGGCGCGCTCTCGCTCCTGCAGGACAAGGCCGACTTCTCCGACGTCACCTTCGACACCAACGTCAGCTACTCGCAGTTCTGTTCGGCCTACCGCGAGGTCGTCCACGTCCCGGACCCGGTCGAGTGGGACGACGCGCTCGTGTTCAAGCCGACCAAGCGCGCCGCGGGTTACCTCTGGTACTTCCCGCGCACCGAGACGGAGATCAACGCCGGCCTGGGCTTCCAGATGACCGAGCAGCCGATGAAGCTCGTCGAGGACCTCAAGCAGGACCTGCGCGACCGGCCCGAGTTCGCGGGCGCCCGCGTCGAGGACAAACTCGGTGCAGCCCTGCCGACCCGCCGCCCCTACGACTCCGCGGTCGCGCCCGGCTTCATCGCCGTCGGGGACGCCGCGGGGTACGTCAACCCGACGACCGGTGGCGGCATCGCCGGTGCGGCCTACTCCGGCAAGTACGCCGGCGAGCAGGCCATCGAGGCCATCGAACACGGCGACGTGAGCGAGGCCGCGCTCTGGGAGTACAACGAGAACGTCATGGACCACTTCGGCAGCCGCTACGCCGCCCTCGACGTGTACAACATCCTCTCGACCGCGGTCGACGTCGACGACCTGATGGGCCTGCTCGCCGCCCTGCCCGGCGAGAAGCTCGCCGAGGCGCTCTACGAGGGCAGCACCCAGATGAGCATGCTGTTCAAGGCCAAGCTCGCCGTCAAGAGCTTCGGCTACTGGCGCAACATCCTCCAGTTCTACCGGACGAAACAGCGCGCCGACGAGCTCATGGCGCACTACGAGGACTACCCGACCGACCCGACCGAGTTCGGCATGTGGCGCTCGCGGCGCGACTCCATCATGGAGGGCGTCTACGAGACCACCGGCGCGGACCCGAAGTACTAG
- a CDS encoding uS10/mL48 family ribosomal protein — protein sequence MSFVTRLTLQSGDRAVLDSVVDDIRETVSRKGAEMKGPHSAPPERLRVPQHRSLSDDQKAPFDHWNYTVYSREIEIVGHDEVARMVAGQDLPPSVHVEVEVEQIRSMGS from the coding sequence ATGAGCTTCGTCACACGCCTCACGCTCCAGAGCGGGGACAGAGCCGTCCTCGACTCGGTCGTCGACGACATCCGAGAGACGGTCTCGCGCAAGGGCGCAGAGATGAAAGGGCCGCACTCGGCCCCACCGGAACGCCTGCGCGTTCCCCAGCATCGCAGCCTCTCCGACGACCAGAAGGCGCCGTTCGACCACTGGAACTACACCGTCTACAGCCGCGAGATCGAGATCGTCGGCCACGACGAGGTCGCCCGGATGGTCGCCGGCCAGGACCTGCCGCCGTCGGTCCACGTCGAGGTCGAGGTCGAACAGATCCGCTCGATGGGCTCGTAA
- a CDS encoding amidohydrolase, with protein sequence MVDRDRLVELRREFHRYPEPAWREFWTTCRLVEELEAIGVDELHVGPDALATDERMAVPDEDELQEWYEAARERGARQDVLDRLEGGYTGAVAVVEQGPGPTVGLRVDIDALPIWESDEDSHHPAGEGFRSENEGYMHSCGHDGHITLGLGTLEAVTESDFSGTLKVFFQPAEELVGGGKAMAKSGHLDDVDYLFATHLGLDHPTGEVVAGIDDFLAVKHLDVEFTGAPSHAGAKPEEGRNAVQALATAVQNLYGIPRHSDGATRVNAGKLEAGTAANIIPERAHLECEVRGVTTHLKDYMDERAQQVLDSAAEMHGCEVDVEIGGEAPSATSDQDLVDLVGAVAGEHPDVERLVERDALGGSEDATFLMQAVQQRGGLATYVCVGTDHPGGHHTSTFDVDEASLPIGVDVLAGAIESVAAKRP encoded by the coding sequence ATGGTAGACCGCGACAGGTTAGTCGAGTTGCGACGCGAGTTCCATCGCTACCCCGAGCCCGCCTGGCGGGAGTTCTGGACGACGTGCCGGCTGGTCGAGGAGCTGGAGGCCATCGGCGTCGACGAACTCCACGTCGGCCCGGACGCGCTGGCGACGGACGAGCGCATGGCCGTCCCCGACGAGGACGAACTGCAGGAGTGGTACGAGGCGGCCCGCGAGCGCGGCGCCCGCCAGGACGTCCTCGACCGGCTCGAGGGCGGCTACACCGGCGCCGTCGCCGTGGTCGAGCAGGGCCCCGGCCCGACGGTCGGCCTGCGCGTCGACATCGACGCCCTGCCCATCTGGGAGTCCGACGAGGACAGCCACCACCCGGCGGGCGAGGGCTTCCGCTCGGAGAACGAGGGCTACATGCACTCCTGCGGCCACGACGGGCACATCACGCTCGGCCTCGGGACGCTCGAAGCCGTCACGGAGAGCGACTTCTCGGGCACGCTGAAGGTGTTCTTCCAGCCCGCCGAGGAACTCGTCGGCGGCGGGAAGGCGATGGCGAAGTCCGGACACCTCGACGACGTGGACTACCTCTTTGCCACCCACCTCGGCCTCGACCACCCGACCGGCGAGGTCGTCGCCGGCATCGACGACTTCCTCGCCGTGAAGCACCTCGACGTGGAGTTCACCGGCGCGCCCTCCCATGCGGGCGCGAAGCCCGAGGAGGGCCGGAACGCGGTGCAGGCCCTGGCGACCGCGGTCCAGAACCTCTACGGCATCCCCCGGCACTCCGACGGGGCGACCCGGGTCAACGCGGGCAAACTGGAGGCTGGCACCGCGGCGAACATCATCCCCGAGCGCGCCCACCTGGAGTGCGAGGTCCGCGGCGTGACGACCCACCTCAAGGACTACATGGACGAGCGCGCCCAGCAGGTCCTCGACTCGGCGGCCGAGATGCACGGCTGCGAGGTCGACGTCGAGATCGGCGGCGAGGCCCCGAGCGCGACCAGCGACCAGGACCTCGTCGACCTCGTCGGGGCCGTCGCGGGCGAACACCCCGACGTGGAACGGCTGGTCGAGCGTGACGCCCTCGGCGGGAGCGAGGACGCGACGTTCCTGATGCAGGCGGTCCAGCAGCGCGGCGGCCTCGCCACCTACGTCTGCGTCGGCACCGACCACCCCGGCGGCCACCACACCAGCACCTTCGACGTGGACGAGGCGAGCCTCCCCATCGGCGTCGACGTGCTCGCGGGCGCCATCGAGTCGGTCGCCGCGAAGCGGCCCTGA
- a CDS encoding aminoglycoside N(3)-acetyltransferase — MTETLPEDRSDEPITVERIASDLRDLGLGAGDTVLVHSSLSALGWVCGGPVAVVDALQQVVTAEGTLVMPAHTGDYSDPGSWQNPPVPDDWEETIRETMPAYRPEVTPCTRLGAVPDTFRSYPGVERSRHPVVSFAAWGAEAEAITADHSYDEPLGEQSPLARLYERDADVLMLGTDHGTNTSLHLAEYRDDLDKEMDPGGAPVIRDGERVWLRFVDIELDTSDFPQAGAAFEEDCPGAVTVGEVGEATARRIDQPSLVDFAAEWFTEHRPESLEED; from the coding sequence ATGACAGAGACGCTTCCCGAAGACCGCAGCGACGAACCCATAACGGTCGAGCGCATCGCGAGCGACCTGCGCGACCTCGGCCTCGGCGCCGGCGACACCGTCCTCGTCCACTCCTCGCTCTCCGCGCTGGGGTGGGTCTGTGGCGGGCCGGTCGCGGTCGTCGACGCCCTCCAGCAGGTCGTCACCGCGGAGGGGACGCTGGTGATGCCCGCCCACACCGGCGACTACTCCGACCCCGGCTCCTGGCAGAACCCGCCGGTCCCGGACGACTGGGAGGAGACCATCCGCGAGACGATGCCGGCGTACCGCCCCGAGGTGACCCCCTGCACCCGACTCGGGGCCGTCCCGGACACCTTCCGGTCCTACCCCGGCGTCGAGCGCAGCCGCCACCCCGTCGTCTCCTTCGCGGCGTGGGGGGCCGAGGCCGAGGCCATCACGGCCGACCACAGCTACGACGAGCCCCTCGGCGAGCAGTCACCCCTCGCGCGGCTCTACGAACGCGACGCGGACGTCCTCATGCTCGGCACCGACCACGGTACGAACACCTCGCTCCACCTCGCGGAGTACCGTGACGACCTCGACAAGGAGATGGACCCCGGCGGCGCGCCGGTCATCCGGGACGGCGAGCGCGTCTGGCTCCGGTTCGTCGACATCGAACTCGACACCAGCGACTTCCCGCAGGCCGGCGCGGCGTTCGAAGAGGACTGTCCCGGGGCGGTCACCGTCGGCGAGGTCGGCGAGGCGACGGCCCGGCGCATCGACCAGCCGTCGCTGGTCGACTTCGCCGCCGAGTGGTTCACGGAGCACCGCCCCGAGAGCCTGGAAGAAGACTAG
- a CDS encoding YihY/virulence factor BrkB family protein, with protein sequence MNAPRVLGLLRALQREVRAENLTFMAGSIAYHAFISLLPFLLVLLAALTAVGGEGLALDVVFSIGTYLSPNAGELLTETVQRATASASVSILGVVALVWGTLKIFRSLDTAFSDIYESEAENTFADQLADGILVFVSVGVAAAIAAGAGTLVDLDGSLLGEALGFLLLVAGLSLVFFPMYYVFPDENVTVREVIPGAVFAATGWATLESLFQYYVAVAGKADAYGVVGAILLLVTWLYFSGLVVLVGAALNAVLAGRSEDVATLGWHAETVETPVFDELDADLVALQAALDEGGPVTITVGDTTVELPEPDTAESKSEHVSRPQLLGGSERTGRVILRWRRGE encoded by the coding sequence ATGAATGCGCCACGGGTCCTCGGTCTCCTCCGCGCGCTCCAGCGCGAGGTCCGGGCCGAGAACCTCACCTTCATGGCCGGGAGCATCGCCTACCACGCGTTCATCTCCCTGCTACCGTTCCTGCTCGTCCTGCTGGCCGCGCTGACCGCCGTCGGCGGCGAGGGGCTGGCGCTCGACGTGGTGTTCAGCATCGGGACCTACCTCTCGCCCAACGCCGGCGAGTTGCTGACCGAGACGGTCCAGCGCGCGACCGCCAGCGCCAGCGTCTCCATCCTCGGCGTCGTCGCACTGGTGTGGGGGACCCTGAAGATATTCCGCAGCCTCGACACCGCCTTCTCTGACATCTACGAGTCCGAGGCCGAGAACACGTTCGCGGACCAGCTCGCCGACGGCATCCTCGTGTTCGTCTCGGTCGGCGTCGCGGCAGCCATCGCCGCCGGCGCGGGCACCCTCGTCGACCTCGACGGGTCCCTGCTGGGGGAGGCGCTCGGGTTCCTCCTGCTCGTCGCGGGGCTCTCGCTCGTGTTCTTCCCGATGTACTACGTCTTCCCCGACGAGAACGTGACCGTCCGGGAGGTGATTCCGGGCGCGGTCTTCGCGGCGACCGGCTGGGCGACGCTCGAATCGCTGTTCCAGTACTACGTCGCCGTCGCCGGGAAGGCCGACGCCTACGGGGTCGTCGGGGCCATCCTGCTGCTCGTGACGTGGCTCTACTTCTCCGGGCTGGTCGTCCTCGTCGGGGCGGCCCTGAACGCGGTGCTTGCGGGGCGCTCGGAGGACGTCGCGACGCTCGGCTGGCACGCCGAGACGGTCGAGACGCCGGTGTTCGACGAACTCGACGCGGACCTCGTCGCGCTGCAAGCGGCCCTGGACGAGGGCGGGCCGGTGACCATCACGGTCGGCGACACGACGGTCGAACTTCCGGAACCGGACACCGCCGAGTCGAAGAGCGAGCACGTCAGCCGACCGCAGTTGCTCGGCGGGTCGGAGCGGACCGGGAGGGTGATACTGCGCTGGCGGCGCGGGGAGTAG
- a CDS encoding rubrerythrin family protein, with translation MDAAAFREAVESSKRTELDRLGSNKLLIALTDANLEEERILRAAAFSEYLARETFRAWADDEDADDAREVFAAVATQEDEHYERVVERLGESVDPDSVGPMHSYLRQREDTVERAAAGLVGRGLVSLKTHMQIISFYINEPDEAGADLFRDLRSETEASLQQGLDLLDAHCEDEEDWERAQMVAEYVVQVAYDDYADSLSELGVDPKPIC, from the coding sequence ATGGACGCAGCCGCCTTCCGCGAGGCCGTCGAATCGTCGAAACGGACCGAACTCGACCGCCTCGGCTCCAACAAACTCCTCATCGCGCTGACCGACGCGAACCTCGAGGAGGAGCGCATCCTCCGCGCCGCCGCCTTCAGCGAGTACCTCGCCCGCGAGACGTTCCGGGCGTGGGCCGACGACGAGGACGCCGACGACGCCCGGGAGGTGTTCGCCGCGGTCGCGACACAGGAGGACGAGCACTACGAGCGCGTGGTCGAGCGCCTCGGCGAGTCCGTCGATCCCGACAGCGTCGGGCCGATGCACAGCTATCTCCGCCAGCGCGAGGACACGGTCGAGCGCGCCGCCGCGGGCCTCGTCGGCCGCGGGCTGGTCAGCCTGAAGACCCACATGCAGATCATCAGTTTCTACATCAACGAACCGGACGAGGCCGGCGCGGACCTGTTCCGCGACCTCCGGAGCGAGACCGAGGCGTCCCTCCAGCAAGGCCTCGACCTGCTGGACGCCCACTGCGAGGACGAGGAGGACTGGGAGCGCGCCCAGATGGTCGCCGAGTACGTCGTACAGGTGGCCTACGACGACTACGCGGATTCGCTCTCGGAACTGGGCGTGGACCCGAAGCCCATCTGTTGA